Proteins found in one Paraburkholderia caballeronis genomic segment:
- a CDS encoding CYTH domain-containing protein encodes MGIEREIKLALPRGQVDAALRFFAARAGAPGRDVRLENVYFDTPRLTLSAAKSALRLRRTPDGWLQTFKTVGVSQNGLHERHEWEMPVAGAALEADRVIAECEQSGEAAVAAALRDAAPSLIALFRTDFTRTLWTLDTGNAQVEAAVDQGEVVADVNGETRRTPICEIELELKDGDEAALHTLAAELTAALPGLAPDDVSKAQRGYRLREG; translated from the coding sequence ATGGGCATCGAGCGCGAAATCAAGCTGGCGCTGCCGCGCGGCCAGGTGGACGCGGCGCTGCGTTTCTTCGCGGCGCGCGCGGGCGCGCCGGGCCGCGACGTGCGGCTGGAGAACGTCTACTTCGACACGCCGCGACTGACGCTGTCGGCCGCGAAAAGCGCGCTGCGGCTGCGCCGCACGCCGGACGGCTGGCTGCAGACGTTCAAGACGGTCGGCGTGTCGCAGAACGGGCTGCACGAGCGGCATGAATGGGAAATGCCGGTCGCCGGAGCCGCGCTCGAAGCGGACCGGGTGATCGCGGAATGCGAGCAGTCCGGCGAGGCGGCGGTTGCCGCCGCGCTGCGCGACGCCGCGCCTTCGCTGATCGCGCTGTTTCGCACCGACTTCACGCGCACGCTGTGGACGCTCGACACCGGCAACGCGCAGGTCGAGGCGGCGGTGGATCAGGGCGAGGTGGTCGCGGACGTGAACGGCGAGACGCGCCGGACGCCGATCTGCGAGATCGAGCTCGAACTGAAGGACGGCGACGAAGCGGCGCTGCATACGCTGGCCGCCGAACTGACCGCCGCGTTGCCCGGCCTCGCGCCGGACGACGTCAGCAAGGCGCAGCGCGGATACCGGTTGCGCGAAGGTTGA
- the trpC gene encoding indole-3-glycerol phosphate synthase TrpC, which yields MSNILDRIIAVKHEEVRAAQQSAPLEELRLEASSRDLRDFVGALRAKHLDGHAAVIAEVKKASPSKGVLREHFVPADIARSYAKHGAACLSVLTDVQFFQGSAAYLEEARAACALPVLRKDFIVDPYQIVEARAMGADAILLIAAALDPGHMRDLEAFAHSLGLAVLVEVHDGEELKHALTLKTPLIGINNRNLRTFETTLQTTIDMLDDVPDDRIVVTESGILSRDDVERMRSLGVHTFLVGEAFMRAEQPGAELARMFF from the coding sequence ATGAGCAACATTCTCGACAGGATCATCGCGGTCAAGCACGAAGAAGTGCGCGCCGCGCAACAGAGCGCGCCGCTCGAAGAACTGCGGCTCGAAGCGTCGTCGCGCGATCTGCGCGACTTCGTCGGCGCGCTGCGCGCGAAGCATCTGGACGGCCACGCGGCGGTGATCGCCGAAGTGAAGAAAGCGAGCCCGTCGAAGGGCGTGCTGCGCGAGCACTTCGTACCGGCCGACATCGCACGCTCGTACGCAAAACACGGCGCCGCGTGCCTGTCGGTGCTGACCGACGTGCAGTTCTTCCAGGGCAGCGCCGCGTATCTGGAAGAGGCGCGCGCCGCGTGTGCGCTGCCGGTGCTGCGCAAGGACTTCATCGTCGATCCGTACCAGATCGTCGAGGCGCGCGCGATGGGCGCCGACGCGATCCTGCTGATCGCGGCCGCGCTCGATCCGGGCCACATGCGCGACCTCGAAGCGTTCGCGCATTCGCTCGGCCTCGCGGTGCTGGTCGAAGTGCACGACGGCGAAGAACTGAAGCACGCGCTGACGCTGAAGACGCCGCTGATCGGCATCAACAACCGCAACCTGCGCACGTTCGAAACGACGCTGCAAACGACGATCGACATGCTGGACGACGTGCCGGACGATCGCATCGTCGTCACCGAGTCAGGCATCCTGTCGCGCGACGACGTCGAGCGGATGCGCTCGCTCGGCGTGCATACGTTCCTCGTCGGCGAGGCGTTCATGCGCGCGGAGCAGCCGGGCGCGGAGCTTGCACGGATGTTTTTCTGA
- the trpD gene encoding anthranilate phosphoribosyltransferase has translation MITPQEALQRTIEHREIFHDEMLHLMRLIMRGELSPVLSAAIITGLRVKKETIGEITAAATVMREFANHVIVPDNSNFIDIVGTGGDGSHTFNISTATMFVSAAAGARVAKHGNRSVSSKSGSADVLEALGVNIDLQPDQVAASIAETGMGFMYAPNHHPAMKNIAPVRRELGVRTIFNILGPLTNPAGAPNQLMGVFHPDLVGIQVRVMQRLGAKHVLVVYGKDGMDEVSLGAGTLVGELRDGEIREYELHPEDFGLQMVSNRTLKVENAEESKAMLLGALNNKPGVAREIVVLNAGTALYTANVAASVADGIALAREAIESGRAREKVDELIRFTQQFRR, from the coding sequence ATGATCACCCCACAGGAAGCGCTGCAACGCACGATCGAGCACCGCGAGATCTTCCACGACGAGATGCTGCACCTGATGCGCCTCATCATGCGCGGCGAACTTTCGCCCGTGCTGTCGGCGGCGATCATCACGGGCCTGCGCGTGAAGAAGGAAACGATCGGCGAGATCACCGCCGCCGCGACCGTCATGCGCGAGTTCGCGAATCACGTGATCGTGCCGGACAACTCGAACTTCATCGACATCGTCGGCACCGGCGGCGACGGCTCGCACACGTTCAACATCTCGACCGCGACGATGTTCGTGTCCGCGGCGGCCGGCGCGCGCGTCGCGAAGCACGGCAACCGCAGCGTGTCGAGCAAGTCGGGCAGCGCGGACGTGCTGGAGGCGCTCGGCGTGAACATCGACCTGCAGCCGGATCAGGTGGCCGCGTCGATCGCCGAAACCGGGATGGGCTTCATGTACGCGCCGAACCATCATCCGGCGATGAAGAACATCGCGCCGGTGCGCCGCGAACTCGGCGTGCGGACGATCTTCAACATCCTCGGCCCGCTGACGAACCCGGCCGGCGCGCCGAACCAGTTGATGGGCGTGTTCCACCCGGACCTCGTCGGCATCCAGGTGCGCGTGATGCAGCGGCTCGGCGCGAAACACGTGCTCGTCGTGTACGGCAAGGACGGGATGGACGAGGTGTCGCTCGGCGCGGGCACGCTGGTCGGCGAACTGCGCGACGGCGAGATCCGCGAATACGAACTGCACCCGGAAGACTTCGGTTTGCAGATGGTGTCGAACCGCACGCTGAAGGTCGAGAACGCCGAAGAATCGAAGGCGATGCTGCTCGGCGCGCTGAACAACAAGCCGGGCGTCGCGCGCGAGATCGTCGTGCTGAACGCCGGCACCGCGCTCTACACCGCGAACGTGGCCGCGTCGGTCGCGGACGGCATCGCGCTCGCGCGCGAAGCGATCGAGAGCGGCCGCGCGCGCGAGAAAGTCGACGAACTGATACGCTTCACGCAGCAGTTCAGGCGTTGA
- a CDS encoding aminodeoxychorismate/anthranilate synthase component II: protein MLLMIDNYDSFTYNIVQYFGELGEDVHTYRNDEITLDDIAKLNPERICLSPGPSNPQHAGITLAVLREFSGQIPILGVCLGHQAIGEAFGGRVVRAQTIMHGKVSQIETDCRGVFADLPKHFDVTRYHSLAIERDTLPDCLEVSAWTDDGEIMGVRHRELAVEGVQFHPESILSEHGHALLENFLKQTKRAGSPRPA from the coding sequence ATGCTTCTGATGATCGACAACTACGACTCCTTTACCTACAACATCGTCCAGTATTTCGGCGAACTCGGCGAAGACGTCCACACGTACCGCAACGACGAAATCACACTGGACGACATCGCGAAGCTGAACCCCGAGCGCATCTGCCTGTCGCCGGGGCCGAGCAACCCGCAGCACGCGGGCATCACGCTCGCGGTGCTGCGCGAATTCTCCGGCCAGATTCCGATTCTCGGCGTGTGCCTCGGCCATCAGGCGATCGGCGAGGCGTTCGGCGGCCGCGTCGTGCGCGCGCAGACGATCATGCACGGCAAGGTGAGCCAGATCGAAACCGACTGCCGCGGCGTGTTCGCGGACCTGCCGAAGCACTTCGACGTGACGCGCTACCATTCGCTCGCGATCGAGCGCGACACGCTGCCCGACTGCCTCGAAGTGTCCGCGTGGACCGACGACGGCGAGATCATGGGCGTGCGCCATCGCGAACTCGCGGTCGAAGGCGTGCAGTTCCATCCGGAGTCGATCCTGTCCGAGCACGGCCACGCGCTGCTCGAAAACTTCCTGAAGCAGACGAAGCGCGCGGGCTCGCCGCGCCCCGCATGA
- a CDS encoding uracil-DNA glycosylase, with the protein MTSAKRSRTEPSPQASLFGDDSASAAPSSSAQTSAAAPLPRLETQFDALPSAWRDLLRPFVESDGYAPLCRFVDDERAAGKTVYPADVFRALRLTSPDDVKVVILGQDPYHGEDRGTPQAHGLAFSVPPSVRPPPSLRNIFKEIAASLGIAQPAHGCLDAWARQGVLLLNTVLTVERDRAASHAKRGWERCTDTLIHELATRHEHLVFMLWGAHAQAKRALLGGRPHCVLEAPHPSPLSAHRGFLGCGHFAQANEYLRLHGRQPIDWRLPDEAEVLA; encoded by the coding sequence ATGACTTCCGCCAAACGTTCCCGCACCGAACCGTCGCCGCAGGCGTCGCTGTTCGGCGACGACAGCGCGTCAGCAGCGCCCTCGTCGTCGGCGCAGACATCCGCAGCCGCCCCCCTCCCGCGCCTCGAAACCCAGTTCGACGCGCTGCCGTCCGCATGGCGCGACCTGCTGCGTCCGTTCGTCGAAAGCGACGGCTACGCGCCGCTGTGCCGTTTCGTCGATGACGAGCGCGCGGCCGGCAAAACCGTCTATCCGGCCGACGTGTTCCGCGCGCTGCGTCTCACGTCGCCGGACGACGTGAAGGTCGTGATCCTCGGCCAGGACCCGTATCACGGCGAGGATCGCGGCACGCCGCAGGCGCACGGACTCGCGTTCTCGGTGCCGCCGTCGGTGCGTCCGCCGCCGTCGCTGCGCAACATTTTCAAGGAAATCGCCGCGAGCCTCGGCATCGCACAGCCGGCTCACGGCTGCCTCGACGCATGGGCGCGCCAGGGCGTGCTGCTGCTGAACACCGTGCTCACCGTCGAGCGCGATCGCGCGGCGAGCCACGCGAAACGCGGCTGGGAACGCTGCACGGACACGCTGATCCACGAACTCGCGACGCGTCACGAGCATCTGGTGTTCATGCTGTGGGGCGCGCACGCGCAGGCGAAACGCGCGCTGCTCGGCGGCCGGCCGCATTGCGTGCTCGAAGCGCCGCATCCGTCGCCGCTGTCCGCGCACCGCGGTTTCCTCGGCTGCGGGCATTTCGCGCAGGCGAACGAGTATCTGCGCCTGCACGGCCGCCAGCCGATCGACTGGCGCCTGCCGGACGAAGCGGAAGTGCTCGCGTAA
- a CDS encoding FMN-dependent NADH-azoreductase, translating to MTTILQINSAARSQGAQSTLLVGELTAKLQQANPGAKVVSRDLQSAPLPHLDDAVLGAFFTPAEQRTPEQQAIAARSEALIAELQAADVVVIGAPLYNFGVSSQLKTYFDWIARAGITFRYGAQGPEGLVTGKKVFVVAPRGGLYAGTPNDSQTPYLRTFLGFLGMTDVTFIYAEGLNMGPEAQSAGLANARDAIAAV from the coding sequence ATGACCACGATCCTGCAAATCAATTCCGCCGCGCGCTCGCAAGGTGCGCAATCGACACTGCTGGTCGGTGAACTGACCGCGAAGCTGCAACAAGCGAATCCGGGCGCGAAGGTCGTTTCGCGCGACCTGCAAAGCGCACCGCTGCCGCATCTCGACGACGCCGTGCTCGGCGCGTTCTTCACGCCGGCCGAGCAGCGCACGCCGGAACAGCAGGCGATCGCCGCGCGCAGCGAGGCGCTGATTGCCGAACTGCAAGCCGCCGACGTCGTCGTGATCGGCGCGCCGCTGTACAACTTCGGCGTGTCGTCGCAACTGAAGACGTACTTCGACTGGATCGCGCGCGCGGGCATCACGTTCCGCTACGGCGCGCAAGGTCCGGAAGGCCTCGTGACGGGCAAGAAGGTGTTCGTCGTCGCGCCGCGCGGCGGCCTGTACGCCGGCACGCCGAACGACAGCCAGACGCCGTACCTGCGCACGTTCCTCGGTTTCCTCGGCATGACCGACGTGACGTTCATCTATGCGGAAGGCCTGAACATGGGTCCGGAAGCGCAGAGCGCCGGTCTCGCGAACGCGCGCGACGCAATCGCCGCGGTTTAG
- a CDS encoding autotransporter domain-containing protein, which translates to MLTNNAGGAISGSQTGVANWSGMIGTLTNSGTIQGNSNGVVDLNGSIGTLTNSGLIHGGVNGIAEGGSIALLSNSGTISGGTIGVNNAYQVFAPIDTLDNSGTISGGRTGIYNGNGDLIGTLTSSGLLTGASYALYNVNGGVFGAITNSGTIAGNLGIMNVGTIGALTNDAGGTISGSSMGILNAGTIGALTNNAGGTISGGSSSLYDSGTIGTLTNSGLMTSMIYGLDTAAVGTIGTLINNGTISGFYEAVVNRGTIGVLTNSGTITASGSGIANRTNAVIGTLTNSGTIGGSTGIYNAESATIGALTNANGGVLGAIDNSGIIGGTAVDEAIGNNGSITLLSNYGSISALRRSVDNEASIGTIVNNAGGTIYASSDRGQAVANNGTIDSVQNAGSLVVDSSTGNTDGAGETALAPNPMGIANYQTIGSIGNSGTITVTASASATGIYNQGTIGTLTNTGYIEADGSGAAGIDNSGGTLSAVVNNGSIVGVGAGANGVFNTGTIASLTNSLFIGASGSNSRGVYVGTAGSIGSFDNSGTVTAGQFGVYTRGAIGSLGNTGSISGGSTGIYNTGAIGTLSNSGTITGNTGIVNSGTIAALTNDDGGLIGVGSTIGSGIGNTGSIGALTNNAGGAISGGWTGVGNWSGTIGTLTNSGTIQGNSNGVVDLNGTIGTLTNSGLISGGANGVAEGGSITLLSNSGTITGGTIGVNNAYQVFAPIDTLDNSGTISGGRTGIYNGNGDLIGTLTNSGLLTGASYALYNANGGVLGTITNSGTISGYTGIVNAGTIAALTNADGGVIGDGANPGNGIGNTGSIGALTNNAGGAISGGWTGVGNWSGTIGTLTNSGTIQGNSNGVVDLNGTIGTLTNSGLISGGANGVAEGGSITLLSNSGTITGGTIGVNNAYQVFAPIDTLDNSGTISGGRTGIYNGNGDLIGTLTNSGLLTGASYALYNANGGVLGTIANSGTISGYTGIVNAGTIAALTNAAGGVIGDGTNPGNGISNTGTIGALSNNAGGTIAGQQTGIGNWGGTIGALANSGVILGTINGVADLNGTIGTLNNSGAIVGGVNGIAEGGSIALLTNSGLIGGVTAGIYNGYQAYGPIGTLDNSGTIIGGRTGIYNGDGDSIGTLTNSGLLTGSSYALYNAASGVLGTVTNSGTIAGNITNLSSSDLNINGGSGSVFGTLTGVNGAIGTIANASSNVVFGSGNLLLNDAINVGSNTVNNVGATLQVNAPMTITGNYSQGAGATLLSGVTSASNYGELMVTGNTTIASGSSVGLKSQGYAFTDGQRYLVVDTAGAASYNEATLNYSANGYGGTIVGQQVTVGGHTALELCLETCSPTPTPTPTPTPTPTPTPTPTPTPTPTPTPTPTPTPTPTPTPTPTPTPTPTPTPTPTPTPTPTPTPTPTPTPTPTPTPTPTPTPTPTPAPARAPATAPNAIASLTGVLSYTGFNSNLMNLQNAVLAVNAFGSTAQANHVGAQLAPSHSAAGSQAAAAPTFEVLTVVAAHSDSLRLAQADGSAASGIATGEAAPQWGVWGQAFGGHAGQGAVAQVDGYSANYAGLLVGADRAFGDRWRAGGVFSYSNSLVDGTENSAGDSTRVNGYGLIGYASYAGTPWYVNLSGGVVLQHFDTTRQIAFPGFSGMANGQFSGQQYVASAEGGWPLALGQFTLTPLASLTYSYQHQNSYAETGGNGAALSVDGTHSTSVKSALGMKLERGFETSYGVIVPDLQLKWIHEYDHAKQVTSASFVADPTGQTAFTTVGSAPVADLASVSLGVTVLKANNLTVTARYELQAAPRFVSQTGSLRLRQLF; encoded by the coding sequence GTGCTGACGAACAATGCGGGCGGCGCGATCAGCGGTAGCCAGACGGGTGTCGCGAACTGGTCAGGCATGATCGGCACGCTCACGAACAGCGGCACGATCCAGGGCAATTCGAACGGAGTGGTGGACCTGAACGGTTCGATCGGCACGCTGACCAACAGCGGGTTGATCCATGGCGGCGTGAACGGCATCGCGGAAGGCGGCAGCATCGCGTTGCTGAGCAACAGCGGCACGATCAGCGGCGGCACGATCGGCGTCAACAACGCCTATCAGGTATTTGCGCCGATCGACACGCTCGACAACAGCGGCACGATCAGCGGTGGCCGGACCGGGATCTACAACGGCAACGGCGATCTGATCGGCACGCTGACCAGCAGCGGTCTGCTGACCGGCGCGAGTTACGCGCTGTACAACGTGAACGGCGGCGTGTTCGGCGCGATCACCAACAGCGGCACCATTGCCGGCAATCTCGGCATCATGAACGTCGGCACGATCGGGGCACTGACCAACGATGCGGGCGGCACGATCAGCGGCAGCAGCATGGGCATCCTGAATGCCGGCACGATCGGGGCGCTGACGAACAATGCGGGCGGCACGATCAGCGGCGGCAGCAGCAGCCTCTACGACAGCGGCACGATCGGCACGCTGACCAATAGCGGTCTCATGACCAGTATGATCTACGGGTTGGACACCGCGGCCGTCGGCACGATCGGCACGCTGATCAACAACGGGACCATCAGCGGCTTCTATGAAGCCGTCGTGAACCGCGGCACGATCGGCGTGCTGACGAACAGCGGCACGATCACCGCCAGCGGATCGGGGATTGCCAACAGGACGAACGCAGTGATCGGCACGCTGACGAACAGCGGCACGATCGGCGGCAGCACCGGCATCTACAACGCTGAGTCCGCCACGATTGGCGCGCTGACCAACGCGAATGGCGGCGTGCTCGGCGCGATTGATAACAGCGGCATCATCGGCGGCACAGCCGTCGACGAGGCGATCGGCAACAACGGATCGATCACGCTGCTGTCGAACTACGGGTCCATCTCGGCGCTGCGGCGCAGCGTGGACAACGAGGCGTCCATCGGCACCATCGTCAACAACGCCGGCGGCACGATCTACGCCAGCAGCGATCGAGGCCAGGCCGTCGCCAACAACGGGACGATCGACAGCGTTCAGAACGCCGGCTCGCTCGTGGTGGACAGCTCGACCGGGAACACCGATGGCGCTGGAGAAACCGCGCTGGCGCCGAACCCGATGGGGATCGCGAACTATCAGACGATCGGCTCCATCGGAAACAGCGGCACGATTACCGTTACCGCCAGTGCGTCCGCCACGGGCATCTACAACCAGGGGACGATCGGGACGCTCACCAACACCGGCTACATCGAGGCGGACGGCAGTGGCGCGGCAGGCATCGACAACAGCGGCGGGACCCTTTCCGCGGTCGTCAACAATGGCTCGATCGTGGGTGTCGGCGCGGGGGCGAACGGCGTATTCAACACGGGCACGATCGCGTCGTTGACGAACAGTCTGTTCATCGGCGCGAGCGGTTCGAACTCGCGGGGCGTCTACGTCGGCACGGCGGGCAGCATTGGCTCGTTCGACAACAGCGGAACCGTCACCGCGGGGCAGTTCGGGGTCTATACCCGGGGCGCGATCGGTTCGCTCGGGAACACCGGCTCCATCAGCGGCGGCAGCACGGGCATCTACAACACCGGCGCGATCGGCACGCTGAGCAACAGCGGCACCATCACCGGCAATACCGGCATCGTGAACAGCGGCACGATTGCCGCGCTGACCAACGATGACGGCGGCCTGATCGGCGTCGGCTCGACGATCGGAAGCGGCATCGGCAACACCGGCTCGATCGGCGCGCTGACCAACAACGCGGGCGGTGCGATCAGCGGTGGCTGGACGGGGGTTGGGAACTGGTCGGGCACGATCGGCACGCTGACTAACAGCGGCACGATCCAGGGCAATTCGAACGGGGTAGTGGACCTGAACGGCACGATCGGCACGCTGACCAACAGCGGGTTGATCAGCGGCGGCGCGAACGGCGTCGCGGAAGGCGGCAGCATTACGTTGCTCAGCAACAGCGGCACGATCACCGGCGGCACGATCGGCGTCAACAACGCCTATCAGGTATTTGCGCCGATCGACACGCTCGACAACAGCGGCACGATCAGCGGCGGCCGGACCGGGATCTACAACGGCAACGGCGATCTGATCGGTACGCTGACCAACAGCGGTCTGCTGACCGGCGCGAGTTACGCGCTGTACAACGCGAACGGCGGCGTACTCGGCACGATCACCAACAGCGGTACGATCAGCGGCTACACCGGCATCGTGAACGCCGGGACCATCGCCGCGCTGACGAACGCGGATGGCGGGGTGATCGGCGACGGCGCGAATCCGGGCAACGGCATCGGCAACACCGGCTCGATCGGCGCGCTGACCAACAACGCGGGCGGTGCGATCAGCGGTGGCTGGACGGGGGTTGGGAACTGGTCGGGCACGATCGGCACGCTGACTAACAGCGGCACGATCCAGGGCAATTCGAACGGGGTAGTGGACCTGAACGGCACGATCGGCACGCTGACCAACAGCGGGTTGATCAGCGGCGGCGCGAACGGCGTCGCGGAAGGCGGCAGCATTACGTTGCTCAGCAACAGCGGCACGATCACCGGCGGCACGATCGGCGTCAACAACGCCTATCAGGTATTTGCGCCGATCGACACGCTCGACAACAGCGGCACGATCAGCGGCGGCCGGACCGGGATCTACAACGGCAACGGCGATCTGATCGGTACGCTGACCAACAGCGGTCTGCTGACCGGCGCGAGTTACGCGCTGTACAACGCGAACGGCGGCGTGCTCGGCACGATCGCCAACAGCGGCACGATCAGCGGCTACACCGGCATCGTGAACGCCGGGACCATCGCCGCGCTGACGAACGCGGCTGGCGGGGTGATCGGCGACGGCACGAATCCGGGCAACGGCATCAGCAACACCGGCACGATCGGCGCGCTGTCCAACAATGCGGGCGGCACGATCGCAGGGCAACAGACGGGCATTGGGAACTGGGGCGGCACGATCGGCGCGCTCGCGAACAGCGGCGTGATCCTCGGCACCATAAACGGGGTGGCCGACCTGAACGGCACGATCGGCACGCTGAACAACAGCGGGGCGATCGTCGGCGGCGTGAACGGCATCGCGGAAGGCGGCAGCATTGCGCTGCTGACGAACAGCGGCCTGATCGGCGGCGTCACGGCCGGCATCTATAACGGCTATCAGGCGTACGGCCCGATCGGCACGCTCGACAACAGCGGCACGATCATCGGCGGCCGGACCGGGATCTACAACGGCGACGGCGATTCGATCGGCACGCTGACCAACAGCGGTCTGCTGACCGGTTCGAGCTATGCGTTGTACAACGCGGCTTCCGGGGTGCTCGGCACGGTCACCAACAGCGGGACCATCGCCGGCAACATCACGAATCTTTCCAGCAGCGACCTGAACATCAACGGCGGCAGCGGGTCGGTCTTCGGCACCCTGACCGGTGTCAACGGCGCGATCGGCACCATCGCGAATGCTTCGTCCAACGTGGTGTTCGGCTCGGGCAACCTGCTGCTGAACGATGCGATCAACGTGGGCAGCAATACGGTGAACAACGTCGGCGCGACGCTGCAGGTCAACGCACCGATGACGATCACGGGCAACTATAGCCAGGGCGCGGGGGCGACGTTGCTGTCGGGCGTGACTTCGGCGTCGAACTACGGCGAGCTGATGGTGACCGGCAATACCACGATCGCATCGGGTTCGTCGGTCGGGCTGAAGAGCCAGGGTTATGCGTTCACGGACGGTCAGCGTTATCTCGTCGTGGATACGGCCGGCGCAGCCAGCTACAACGAGGCGACGCTGAACTATTCGGCGAACGGTTATGGCGGCACGATCGTCGGTCAACAGGTGACGGTCGGGGGCCACACGGCTCTCGAACTGTGCCTTGAGACCTGTTCTCCGACGCCGACGCCGACGCCGACGCCGACGCCGACGCCGACGCCAACGCCAACGCCAACGCCAACGCCGACGCCGACGCCGACGCCGACGCCGACGCCAACGCCGACGCCGACGCCGACGCCAACGCCAACGCCAACGCCAACGCCAACGCCAACGCCAACGCCAACGCCGACGCCAACGCCAACGCCGACGCCGACGCCAACGCCAACGCCAACGCCAACGCCAACGCCAACGCCAACGCCAACGCCGACGCCAACACCAGCACCGGCGCGCGCTCCAGCTACGGCGCCGAACGCGATCGCGTCGCTGACGGGTGTGCTGAGCTACACCGGGTTCAACTCGAACCTGATGAACCTGCAGAACGCGGTGCTCGCGGTGAATGCATTCGGCTCGACGGCCCAGGCCAACCATGTGGGCGCGCAGCTCGCGCCGTCACATTCGGCGGCGGGCTCGCAGGCCGCCGCCGCGCCGACCTTCGAGGTGCTGACGGTCGTGGCCGCGCACTCGGACAGTCTGCGGCTCGCGCAGGCGGACGGTTCGGCGGCGTCGGGGATCGCGACGGGCGAGGCAGCGCCGCAGTGGGGCGTCTGGGGCCAGGCGTTCGGCGGCCATGCGGGGCAGGGAGCGGTCGCGCAGGTCGACGGCTACAGCGCCAACTACGCCGGCCTGCTGGTCGGTGCGGATCGCGCGTTCGGCGATCGCTGGCGCGCGGGCGGCGTGTTCAGCTACAGCAACTCGCTGGTCGACGGGACCGAGAACAGCGCCGGCGATTCGACGCGCGTGAACGGCTATGGACTGATCGGCTACGCGAGCTATGCGGGGACGCCGTGGTACGTGAACCTGTCCGGCGGCGTGGTGCTGCAGCACTTCGACACGACGCGCCAGATCGCCTTCCCCGGATTCTCCGGCATGGCGAACGGCCAGTTCAGCGGCCAGCAGTATGTCGCGAGCGCCGAAGGCGGCTGGCCGCTGGCGCTCGGGCAGTTCACGCTGACGCCGCTGGCGAGCCTCACGTATAGCTACCAGCATCAGAACAGCTATGCGGAAACCGGCGGCAACGGCGCGGCGCTGTCGGTGGACGGCACGCACAGCACGTCGGTGAAGAGCGCCCTCGGCATGAAGCTGGAGCGCGGCTTCGAGACCTCGTATGGCGTGATCGTGCCCGACCTGCAACTGAAGTGGATCCACGAGTACGACCACGCGAAGCAGGTCACTTCGGCGAGCTTCGTTGCCGATCCGACCGGTCAGACGGCGTTTACCACGGTGGGATCCGCGCCGGTGGCGGATCTGGCCAGCGTATCGCTCGGCGTGACGGTGCTGAAGGCAAACAACCTGACCGTGACGGCCCGCTACGAGCTGCAGGCAGCGCCGCGCTTCGTGTCGCAGACGGGCAGCTTGCGTCTGCGCCAGTTGTTCTGA